In a single window of the Nicotiana tomentosiformis chromosome 10, ASM39032v3, whole genome shotgun sequence genome:
- the LOC138900634 gene encoding glycosyl hydrolase 5 family protein-like, producing MWKSPSSSSSLNIHLFLFLLISSQHVTVSSQPLYTNSRWIVNSTGQRVKLACINWVSHMEVMVAEGLNQQPVNAISQAIINMGFNCVRLTWPLFLFTNDSLGSITVRQSFKNLGLFGSIVGLQANNPSIVDLSVLDAYQAVVASLAKNNVMMILDNHISKPGWCCSRFDGNGFFGDEYFDPDLWVQGLTKVATIFKSTNNVVGMSLRNELRGLLQNADDWYRYMQKGAEAVHAANPNVLVILSGLSFDKDLSFLHERPVNLTFSGKLVYEIHRYGFTDGDTWSGDNPNQACGVVLNDMVSKGTFVLEQGYPLFVSEFGVDQRGTNVNDNRYFNCFLGLAAELDFDWALWTLVGSYYLRDGVVGLNEYYGVLDWNWRDIRNSSFLERISAIRSPFQGPGYTETRLHKVIFHPKTGLCVRRTSLLQPLELGSCSEAAAWSYAPQKTLTVIGTYFCLQADELGEPAKLGITCSDDSSKWETISDSKMHLSSKLQDATSVCLDVDSNNVIVTQTCKCLSTNDTTCDPGSQWFKIIDSTRVTKTTKSFLQIKPIIHFLARSFFGSYI from the exons ATGTGGAAGTCGCCATCATCGTCCTCTTCCCTCAACATTCATCTATTTCTATTTCTTCTGATCAGCAGCCAACATGTTACTGTTTCATCACAGCCACTATACACAAATTCAAGATGGATTGTGAACTCAACAGGGCAAAGAGTGAAACTGGCATGTATAAATTGGGTGTCACATATGGAAGTTATGGTGGCAGAAGGGCTAAACCAACAGCCAGTGAATGCAATTTCTCAAGCTATTATCAACATGGGTTTTAATTGTGTTAGACTTACTTGGCCTCTCTTCTTGTTTACTAATGATTCTTTGGGATCAATAACTGTAAGACAATCTTTCAAGAACCTTGGACTGTTTGGTTCCATTGTTGGTCTTCAAGCTAACAATCCTTCCATTGTTGATCTCTCTGTCCTCGATGCTTACCAG GCAGTGGTGGCTAGCCTTGCAAAAAACAATGTAATGATGATATTAGATAATCACATAAGCAAGCCTGGGTGGTGCTGCAGCAGATTTGATGGGAATGGCTTCTTTGGAGATGAGTACTTTGACCCTGACCTCTGGGTCCAAGGCCTTACCAAAGTAGCCACTATTTTCAAGAGTACTAACAATGTAGTAGGCATGAGCTTAAGAAATGAACTTCGTGGACTTCTACAAAATGCTGATGATTGGTACAG GTACATGCAGAAAGGAGCTGAAGCAGTGCATGCAGCTAATCCCAATGTTCTTGTTATACTATCCGGCCTAAGTTTCGACAAGGATCTTTCTTTCTTGCACGAAAGACCAGTAAACTTGACATTCAGTGGCAAGCTAGTTTACGAGATTCATCGATATGGTTTCACAGATGGAGATACTTGGTCAGGAGACAATCCAAACCAAGCATGCGGAGTAGTGTTAAATGACATGGTGAGCAAAGGAACATTTGTGTTAGAACAAGGCTACCCATTGTTTGTGAGCGAGTTTGGAGTGGATCAAAGAGGCACTAATGTGAATGACAATAGGTATTTCAATTGCTTTCTTGGACTGGCAGCTGAACTTGACTTTGATTGGGCACTCTGGACACTTGTTGGGAGCTATTATTTGAGAGATGGGGTTGTGGGGCTCAATGAGTACTATGGGGTTTTAGATTGGAACTGGCGAGATATCAGGAACTCAAGCTTTCTGGAAAGAATCTCAGCCATTCGCTCTCCATTCCAAG GACCAGGATATACCGAGACTCGTCTCCATAAAGTGATTTTCCATCCAAAGACAGGGCTTTGTGTTCGAAGAACCTCATTGCTGCAGCCATTGGAGTTAGGTTCATGCTCTGAGGCTGCAGCATGGAGCTATGCTCCCCAAAAAACACTGACAGTCATCGGAACTTACTTTTGCCTGCAAGCAGATGAGCTTGGGGAGCCAGCAAAACTTGGTATAACATGCAGTGATGACAGCTCAAAATGGGAAACCATCTCGGACTCTAAGATGCACCTGTCTTCTAAGCTACAAGATGCTACTAGTGTCTGCTTGGATGTTGATTCCAACAATGTTATTGTCACACAAACATGCAAGTGTTTGAGCACAAATGACACAACATGTGATCCTGGAAGTCAGTGGTTCAAAATTATTGACAGCACAAGGGTGACAAAAACAACAAAATCCTTTCTTCAAATCAAACCAATCATTCATTTTCTAGCAAGAAGTTTCTTCGGAAGCTACATCTGA